A stretch of Acidimicrobiales bacterium DNA encodes these proteins:
- a CDS encoding ATP-dependent 6-phosphofructokinase: MRVGVLTGGGDCPGLNAVIRGLVRKAEREYGDDVIGFLDGYLGLLEDRWMALDVEACRGILPRGGTIIGTTRHTPYMVEGGVEIVKETLARHDIEALVVIGGEGTLSCANRLHEDGVPIIGIPKTIDNDIGGTEMTFGFDTAVQIATDAIDRLHTTAESHNRVMVVEVMGRHVGHIATWAGIAGGATVTLVPEEPFDIQAVCDSLVRRHERGRFASIVVVAEGAVPAEGTIVVPEPTLDEYGHQRLGGIVNVVASEIEARTGFETRVTVLGHVQRGGTPTAFDRVLSTWYGVTAMEAAHDRDFGTMVALRNGEVVRAPLAECIAELKYTHPDLLDAMRTFFS, translated from the coding sequence ATGCGTGTCGGAGTGCTGACCGGTGGGGGCGATTGCCCGGGCCTCAACGCGGTGATCCGCGGGCTCGTGCGCAAGGCCGAACGGGAGTACGGCGACGATGTGATCGGCTTTCTCGACGGCTACCTCGGACTGCTCGAGGATCGCTGGATGGCCCTCGACGTCGAGGCGTGCCGGGGCATCCTGCCCCGGGGCGGCACCATCATCGGCACGACGCGCCACACGCCGTACATGGTCGAGGGCGGCGTCGAGATCGTGAAGGAGACGCTGGCCCGCCACGACATCGAGGCGCTGGTCGTGATCGGCGGCGAGGGCACGCTGTCATGTGCGAATCGCCTGCACGAGGACGGCGTCCCGATCATCGGCATCCCGAAGACGATCGACAACGACATCGGCGGCACGGAGATGACGTTCGGCTTCGACACCGCCGTGCAGATCGCGACCGACGCGATCGACCGTCTCCACACGACGGCGGAGTCGCACAATCGCGTCATGGTCGTCGAGGTCATGGGCCGCCATGTCGGACACATCGCCACCTGGGCGGGGATCGCCGGCGGGGCGACCGTCACCCTCGTGCCCGAGGAACCGTTCGACATCCAGGCCGTGTGCGACTCGTTGGTGCGTCGCCACGAGCGGGGCCGGTTCGCCTCCATCGTCGTCGTCGCCGAGGGCGCCGTGCCGGCGGAGGGGACGATCGTCGTACCCGAACCGACCCTCGACGAGTACGGCCATCAACGCCTCGGGGGGATCGTCAACGTGGTCGCATCCGAGATCGAGGCGCGGACGGGCTTCGAGACCCGCGTCACCGTGCTCGGTCACGTCCAACGCGGGGGCACGCCCACCGCGTTCGATCGGGTGCTGTCCACCTGGTACGGGGTGACCGCCATGGAGGCGGCGCACGACCGTGACTTCGGCACGATGGTGGCCCTGCGCAACGGTGAGGTCGTGCGGGCACCGCTCGCCGAGTGCATCGCCGAGCTGAAGTACACCCACCCGGATCTCCTCGACGCGATGCGGACGTTCTTCTCCTGA
- a CDS encoding inositol monophosphatase family protein gives MSPALPKLLAIADAAIDAVLPRLRAARRELDLGVETKSTATDLVTAFDRWSEETIVARITAARPDDGFVGEEGATVEGRTGVVWLIDPIDGTTNFVYDLPGSSVSIGASVDGTPAVGVVHDLVRDERFRATRGAGATLDGEPISVSAKRDLPTALLATGFAYDADRRRAQATALVDVLPAVRDIRRLGGAAVDLCSLACGRVDGYYERGLSPWDSAAGALIAAEAGAVFDDRTSAGGALAGATPGIAAELFTLLADAGVHDA, from the coding sequence ATGAGTCCGGCGCTGCCGAAGCTGCTCGCGATCGCGGATGCTGCGATCGACGCCGTCCTGCCCCGCCTGCGTGCCGCCCGACGCGAGCTCGATCTCGGCGTGGAGACGAAGTCGACGGCCACGGACCTCGTGACGGCGTTCGATCGCTGGAGCGAGGAGACCATCGTCGCCCGCATCACCGCGGCGCGCCCCGACGACGGGTTCGTCGGCGAGGAAGGAGCCACGGTCGAGGGGCGCACAGGCGTGGTCTGGCTCATCGACCCGATCGACGGCACGACGAACTTCGTCTACGACCTGCCCGGCAGCTCGGTGTCGATCGGAGCCTCGGTCGACGGCACGCCCGCGGTCGGCGTGGTCCACGACCTGGTGCGCGACGAACGCTTCCGGGCGACGCGGGGCGCAGGGGCGACGCTCGACGGCGAGCCCATCAGCGTGAGCGCCAAGCGCGACCTCCCGACCGCGCTCCTGGCCACCGGCTTCGCCTACGACGCCGACCGGCGGCGGGCCCAGGCGACGGCGCTGGTCGACGTGCTCCCGGCCGTTCGCGACATCCGCCGCCTGGGCGGCGCCGCGGTTGACCTCTGCTCGCTCGCCTGCGGACGCGTCGACGGCTACTACGAACGGGGTCTGAGCCCGTGGGACTCTGCGGCCGGGGCCCTCATCGCGGCCGAGGCAGGGGCGGTGTTCGACGACCGCACCTCGGCGGGAGGGGCGCTGGCGGGCGCCACGCCGGGCATCGCGGCCGAGCTTTTCACCCTCCTGGCGGACGCCGGCGTACACGACGCCTGA
- a CDS encoding response regulator transcription factor produces the protein MGSRILTVEDDERIRTSVRLALEDEGYDVVEAESGEDALLAFGQDPADVVLIDIMLPGMDGFEVCRAIRKISDVPIVMVTARADTHDVVAGLEAGADDYLTKPHAPKELSARIRALLRRVRSSDPGSRQMVFGELEIIPDEGVVRVGDDEVHLTKTEFRLLVELASNAGRVFSREVLLERVWGYGYFGDGRLVDVHIRRLRTKIEPDPANPRHVVTVRGLGYKLQA, from the coding sequence GTGGGAAGTCGCATTCTGACCGTTGAGGACGACGAACGGATCCGGACCTCGGTTCGTCTCGCCCTGGAGGATGAGGGCTACGACGTCGTCGAGGCCGAGTCCGGCGAGGACGCGCTGCTCGCGTTCGGACAGGATCCGGCCGATGTCGTGCTCATCGACATCATGCTCCCGGGCATGGACGGCTTCGAGGTCTGCCGGGCCATCCGCAAGATCAGCGACGTGCCGATCGTGATGGTCACCGCCCGCGCCGACACCCACGACGTGGTCGCCGGGCTCGAGGCCGGCGCGGACGACTATCTCACCAAGCCCCACGCGCCCAAGGAACTGTCGGCCCGCATCCGGGCCCTGCTGCGCCGGGTCCGCTCCTCTGACCCGGGCAGCCGGCAGATGGTGTTCGGCGAACTGGAGATCATCCCCGACGAGGGCGTGGTCCGCGTCGGCGACGACGAGGTCCACCTCACCAAGACCGAGTTCCGTCTCCTGGTCGAGCTCGCCTCCAACGCCGGCCGCGTGTTCAGTCGCGAGGTCCTCCTCGAGCGGGTCTGGGGCTACGGCTACTTCGGCGACGGCCGTCTCGTCGACGTCCACATCCGGCGCCTGCGCACGAAGATCGAGCCCGACCCGGCGAACCCCCGTCACGTCGTCACGGTTCGGGGCCTGGGCTACAAGCTCCAGGCCTGA
- a CDS encoding SRPBCC family protein encodes MVDQTTERTTIMASPDACYEAAIDFESYPDWATDIKMARILSRDDDGRAVDVEFRAAAMGRSTTYTLRYFYGSNPRRLAWRLQRGDVTRRLDGEYEFLPVASDPNATEVVYHLAVDLSVPLPGFVKRRAEARIVRSALESFTAYVESRGS; translated from the coding sequence GTGGTCGATCAGACAACGGAACGCACCACGATCATGGCGTCGCCGGATGCCTGTTACGAGGCGGCGATCGACTTCGAGAGCTACCCGGACTGGGCAACCGACATCAAGATGGCACGGATCCTGTCGCGCGACGACGACGGCCGCGCGGTGGACGTGGAATTCCGGGCCGCGGCCATGGGTCGCAGCACCACCTACACGCTGCGCTACTTCTACGGCTCCAACCCCCGACGGTTGGCGTGGCGGCTCCAGCGGGGCGACGTCACCCGCCGGCTCGACGGCGAATACGAGTTCCTGCCGGTCGCGTCGGACCCCAACGCCACCGAGGTCGTGTACCACCTGGCCGTGGACCTCTCGGTGCCGCTTCCCGGCTTCGTGAAGCGCCGGGCCGAGGCTCGCATCGTTCGGTCGGCCCTGGAGTCGTTCACGGCCTACGTCGAGTCCCGAGGGTCGTGA
- a CDS encoding glycosyltransferase family 4 protein → MPRHLLVTNDFPPKVGGIQSYLWELWRRLPPDEFVVHTTPYEGTDEFDAAQPFTVIRSPEPWLLPQPVLVRRVNQLIAEHDIDLVILDPAVPVGLIGPHLDVPYGVVLHGAEVTIPGRLPVTQQLMNRVLKGAVGVISAGGYAAAEAERAVGRDLPIAIVPPGVDTSRITPLDAAGRTAARARLGLPTEGPLVTSASRLVPRKGMDVLIRASVHVRERHPDVHVAISGSGRDTKRLQGIVDELDAPVTMLGRLPDASMPDLYACGDVFSVLCRTRWGGLEQEGFGIIFVEAAAAGVPQVAGRSGGAHEAVAHGETGLIVDDPTDERAVADAISTLLDDPARRAAMAVASRARVETEFDYDRLADRLHEAIAAMMDP, encoded by the coding sequence GTGCCGCGTCACCTCCTCGTGACCAACGACTTCCCGCCGAAGGTGGGTGGGATCCAGAGCTACCTGTGGGAGCTCTGGCGCCGGCTGCCGCCCGACGAGTTCGTCGTCCACACCACGCCCTACGAGGGCACCGACGAGTTCGACGCCGCCCAACCGTTCACGGTGATCCGCAGCCCGGAGCCGTGGTTGCTGCCCCAGCCCGTGCTCGTGCGGCGCGTCAACCAGCTCATCGCGGAGCACGACATCGACCTCGTCATACTCGACCCGGCCGTGCCGGTCGGCCTGATCGGACCCCATCTGGACGTGCCCTACGGGGTCGTGCTCCACGGTGCCGAGGTCACCATCCCCGGCCGTCTGCCGGTCACCCAGCAGCTCATGAATCGCGTGCTCAAGGGCGCCGTGGGCGTGATTTCCGCCGGTGGCTACGCCGCGGCGGAGGCCGAACGAGCCGTCGGCCGCGACCTGCCGATCGCGATCGTCCCGCCCGGCGTCGACACCTCCCGGATCACGCCGCTCGATGCGGCCGGACGCACCGCGGCGCGCGCCCGGTTGGGCCTGCCGACCGAGGGGCCCCTCGTCACGTCGGCCAGTCGCCTCGTGCCCCGCAAGGGCATGGACGTGCTGATCCGGGCGAGCGTTCACGTCCGCGAGCGCCACCCGGACGTCCACGTCGCCATCTCCGGCAGCGGGCGCGACACCAAGCGACTCCAGGGCATCGTCGACGAACTCGATGCGCCGGTCACGATGCTCGGGCGCCTCCCCGACGCCTCGATGCCGGACCTCTACGCCTGTGGCGATGTCTTCTCCGTGCTGTGCCGCACCCGCTGGGGCGGGCTCGAGCAGGAGGGCTTCGGCATCATCTTCGTGGAGGCGGCCGCGGCGGGGGTCCCCCAGGTAGCCGGACGAAGTGGGGGAGCGCACGAAGCCGTCGCCCACGGGGAGACGGGCCTCATCGTCGACGACCCGACCGACGAGCGGGCGGTCGCGGACGCGATCAGCACCCTCCTCGACGATCCGGCGCGGCGGGCGGCGATGGCCGTGGCGAGCCGGGCGCGGGTGGAGACCGAGTTCGACTACGACCGGCTCGCCGATCGCTTGCACGAGGCGATCGCGGCGATGATGGATCCATGA
- the queG gene encoding tRNA epoxyqueuosine(34) reductase QueG, which translates to MITLPELEAIGRQHGLCAFGAATADPFDDVLESLTARKADGLHGGMQFTYRNPARSTDPARSLPGAGTLLVGAYDYQREAPAPDPSQPNGRVAAYSWEDHYAVLRAALEAVAEPLRDAGHRAIVLADQNHLVDRAAAHRAGIGWWGKSSNVLVPGVGSLVVLGSVLTDAPIAFEPAAPVEDGCRTCRQCLDGCPTGAIVAPGVIDARKCLAWLLQAEGPFPVEFREALGDRLYGCDDCQDVCPPNQIRRRRPSDAGDDGAWVPVLDALASDDDTLLARLGRWYIPDRDPAYLRRNLLVVLGNTGDAADSRTAERLADALADDRPLVRSHAVWAARRLGLDALLDDVADDRDPAVRLELDRA; encoded by the coding sequence GTGATCACGCTCCCCGAGCTCGAGGCGATCGGCCGACAGCACGGCCTCTGCGCGTTCGGGGCGGCGACGGCGGACCCCTTCGACGACGTCCTCGAGTCGCTGACGGCGCGCAAGGCGGACGGTCTCCACGGGGGGATGCAGTTCACCTACCGCAATCCGGCCCGTTCGACGGATCCGGCCCGCAGCCTGCCCGGCGCCGGGACCCTGCTGGTCGGCGCCTACGACTACCAGCGGGAAGCACCGGCGCCGGATCCGTCCCAGCCCAACGGGCGGGTGGCCGCTTACTCGTGGGAGGACCACTACGCGGTGCTGCGGGCCGCGCTGGAGGCGGTCGCCGAGCCGCTGCGCGACGCCGGTCACCGGGCGATCGTGCTCGCCGACCAGAACCATCTCGTCGATCGGGCCGCCGCCCACCGGGCTGGCATCGGCTGGTGGGGCAAGAGCAGCAACGTCCTGGTGCCCGGCGTCGGCAGCCTCGTGGTGCTCGGTTCGGTCCTCACCGATGCCCCGATCGCCTTCGAGCCGGCCGCGCCGGTCGAGGACGGCTGTCGCACCTGCCGGCAGTGTCTCGACGGCTGCCCGACGGGTGCGATCGTCGCCCCCGGGGTGATCGACGCGCGGAAGTGTCTCGCCTGGCTGCTGCAGGCGGAGGGCCCGTTCCCCGTGGAGTTCCGCGAGGCGCTCGGCGACCGTCTCTACGGCTGCGACGACTGTCAGGATGTCTGTCCGCCCAACCAGATCCGTCGCCGCCGCCCCTCCGATGCCGGCGACGACGGTGCCTGGGTCCCCGTGCTCGATGCCCTCGCGAGCGACGACGACACCCTGCTGGCGCGACTCGGCCGGTGGTACATCCCCGACCGTGACCCCGCCTACCTGCGGCGCAACCTGCTCGTCGTGCTGGGCAACACCGGCGACGCCGCCGATTCCCGCACTGCCGAGCGGTTGGCGGACGCGCTGGCCGACGACCGGCCGCTCGTGCGGTCCCACGCGGTCTGGGCGGCGCGGCGGCTCGGGCTCGACGCCCTCCTCGACGATGTGGCCGACGATCGCGATCCCGCGGTGCGTCTCGAGCTCGATCGGGCGTAG
- a CDS encoding HAMP domain-containing sensor histidine kinase — MRSRWERLGLRARVTFIFALGGLLLSIVLSLVTLTFTRQNLIDQRESSAFASFSRNSLAVQNQLTEETDQAAIDTILSSLATSRGVFPLLRVDDAWTGRNSTRFSTDGIPSSLLSVIEANNAATMRTTIAGTPAIVSGIRLTNASRDADYYEALFLDDVEDTLSSIGVVLVAASVATTVLAAALGAWAAGRALSPVGHVRRAAESLAAGELDTRLDKPADADLASLASSFNGMAQSLEDRIERDARFASEVSHELRSPLMTLSASIEVLNNSRDSLPERSQQALGLLNDDVRRFTQLVEDLLEMSRFDVGTASLQRDELLVVEFVRQAVSHSTRPDALVVATPDVEDLIVSADKRRLAQVISNLLENADKYGAGGVEIQISRYEDALVLAVEDEGPGVPEAERAVIFDRFSRGSAGGRRGYDTGSGLGLSLVAEHVGLHGGRVWVEDRLDGRPGARFVVALPMGEHDEEEHE, encoded by the coding sequence GTGCGGTCGAGATGGGAACGCCTCGGCCTGCGGGCCCGAGTCACCTTCATCTTCGCGTTGGGCGGGCTGCTGTTGTCGATCGTCCTGAGCCTCGTGACCCTCACCTTCACCCGCCAGAACCTCATCGACCAGCGCGAGAGCAGCGCGTTCGCCTCGTTCTCGCGCAACAGCCTCGCCGTGCAGAACCAGCTCACCGAGGAGACCGACCAGGCCGCGATCGACACCATCCTGAGCTCCCTCGCGACGTCGCGCGGCGTGTTCCCCCTGCTGCGCGTGGACGACGCCTGGACCGGACGCAACAGCACGAGGTTCAGCACCGACGGCATCCCGTCGAGCCTTCTCTCCGTCATCGAGGCGAACAACGCGGCGACGATGCGGACCACCATCGCGGGCACCCCCGCGATCGTCTCCGGTATCCGACTGACCAACGCCAGCCGCGATGCCGACTACTACGAGGCGCTCTTCCTCGACGACGTCGAGGACACGCTCTCGTCCATCGGCGTGGTGTTGGTGGCGGCGAGCGTCGCCACCACGGTCCTGGCCGCCGCCCTCGGCGCGTGGGCCGCCGGCCGGGCGCTCTCCCCGGTCGGCCACGTACGCCGGGCGGCCGAATCGCTCGCCGCGGGCGAACTCGACACCCGCCTGGACAAACCCGCGGACGCCGACCTCGCGTCACTCGCCTCGTCGTTCAACGGCATGGCGCAGTCGCTCGAGGACCGCATCGAACGTGATGCACGCTTCGCCAGCGAGGTGAGCCACGAGTTGCGCTCGCCGCTGATGACCCTGAGCGCGTCGATCGAGGTCCTGAACAACAGCCGCGACTCGCTTCCCGAGCGGAGCCAGCAGGCGCTCGGCCTCCTCAACGACGACGTGCGCCGGTTCACCCAACTCGTGGAGGACCTCCTCGAGATGAGCCGCTTCGACGTGGGCACGGCATCGTTGCAGCGCGACGAGCTCCTCGTCGTCGAGTTCGTCCGCCAGGCCGTGAGCCATTCCACCCGACCCGACGCGCTGGTCGTCGCCACGCCCGACGTCGAGGACCTGATCGTCTCGGCCGACAAGCGCCGGCTCGCCCAGGTGATCTCCAACCTGCTCGAGAACGCCGACAAGTACGGCGCCGGTGGCGTGGAGATCCAGATCAGCCGCTACGAGGACGCCCTCGTGCTGGCCGTCGAGGACGAGGGTCCGGGTGTCCCCGAGGCCGAACGCGCCGTCATCTTCGACCGCTTCAGTCGCGGCTCGGCCGGTGGCCGCCGGGGCTACGACACCGGAAGTGGACTCGGCCTCTCCCTCGTCGCCGAACACGTCGGACTCCACGGTGGCCGGGTCTGGGTCGAGGACCGCCTCGACGGCCGGCCGGGGGCCCGCTTCGTGGTCGCCCTCCCGATGGGCGAACACGACGAGGAGGAGCACGAATGA
- the glpK gene encoding glycerol kinase GlpK — MGVVIAIDAGTTGVRSFAIDERGAPLGFTYREFEQHFPRPGWVEHDAEEIWDAVVSTLAELVDTLDQPIAAIGITDQRETVVLWDRRTGTPRHRAIVWQDRRTATRCEQLEADGARDLVRSTTGLVLDPYFSGTKVEWLLTEGGVEADDDLLFGTIDSWLVWKLTGGTHVTDGSNASRTMLFDIRTGDWSPEMCDLLGVPMGILPEVRPSSGRFGVTTADIPTGAGIPISGIAGDQQAALFGQACFSPGQAKNTYGTGSFVLMNVGTACPEPVEGLLTTVAWTLDGPNGAETTYAYEGAIFATGAAIQWLRDGLGIIDDAAETGPLAESVDDTGGVVFVPALAGLGSPHWDPRARGTIVGLTRGTGRAELVRATMESMAYQSRDVVDAMSAASGTPVTELRVDGGASVMDVLLQFQADQLGVPVVRASVPETTALGAAYLAGIAEGVWSGTGDVAANWTADRTFTPNDDRTAADAAYARWTRAVERSRGWDLD, encoded by the coding sequence ATGGGAGTCGTCATCGCCATCGACGCCGGCACCACGGGTGTGCGGTCGTTCGCCATCGACGAGCGGGGCGCTCCCCTCGGCTTCACCTACCGCGAGTTCGAGCAGCACTTCCCCCGTCCGGGTTGGGTCGAGCACGACGCGGAGGAGATCTGGGATGCGGTCGTGTCCACCCTCGCCGAACTGGTCGACACGCTCGACCAGCCGATCGCCGCGATCGGCATCACCGATCAACGCGAGACCGTGGTGCTCTGGGACCGGCGCACCGGCACCCCCCGGCATCGCGCCATCGTCTGGCAGGACCGGCGGACGGCGACGCGCTGCGAGCAGCTGGAGGCCGATGGCGCCCGGGACCTGGTCCGCTCGACCACCGGCCTCGTGCTCGATCCGTACTTCTCCGGCACCAAGGTCGAGTGGCTCCTCACCGAGGGCGGGGTCGAGGCCGACGACGATCTGCTCTTCGGGACGATCGACTCCTGGCTGGTGTGGAAGCTGACCGGGGGCACCCACGTGACCGACGGCTCGAACGCGAGCCGCACCATGCTCTTCGACATCCGGACCGGCGACTGGTCGCCCGAGATGTGCGACCTGCTCGGCGTGCCGATGGGCATCCTCCCCGAGGTCCGGCCGTCATCGGGCCGCTTCGGGGTGACCACCGCCGACATCCCGACCGGCGCGGGCATCCCGATCAGCGGCATTGCCGGCGACCAGCAGGCCGCCCTGTTCGGCCAGGCGTGCTTCTCGCCCGGACAGGCGAAGAACACCTACGGCACGGGCTCGTTCGTGCTGATGAACGTCGGCACCGCCTGTCCCGAGCCGGTCGAAGGCCTGCTCACCACCGTCGCCTGGACGCTCGACGGCCCGAACGGAGCGGAGACCACCTACGCCTACGAGGGCGCGATCTTCGCGACCGGCGCGGCGATCCAGTGGCTGCGCGACGGTCTCGGCATCATCGACGACGCCGCCGAGACCGGCCCGCTCGCCGAGTCGGTCGACGACACCGGGGGCGTCGTCTTCGTCCCCGCCCTCGCCGGACTCGGCTCGCCCCACTGGGATCCCCGGGCCCGGGGCACGATCGTCGGACTCACGCGCGGCACCGGCCGCGCCGAGCTCGTCCGGGCGACGATGGAGTCGATGGCGTACCAGTCCCGCGACGTCGTCGACGCCATGAGCGCCGCATCGGGCACGCCGGTCACCGAACTGCGCGTCGACGGTGGCGCCTCGGTGATGGACGTGCTCCTCCAGTTCCAGGCCGATCAGCTCGGGGTGCCCGTGGTGCGGGCGTCCGTGCCCGAGACCACGGCGCTCGGCGCCGCCTATCTCGCCGGGATCGCCGAGGGCGTGTGGTCCGGCACCGGCGACGTCGCCGCCAACTGGACCGCGGATCGCACGTTCACGCCGAACGATGACCGCACGGCCGCCGACGCCGCGTACGCCCGGTGGACCCGGGCCGTGGAACGCAGCCGCGGGTGGGACCTGGACTAG
- a CDS encoding polyprenol monophosphomannose synthase: protein MRALVVIPTYNEATNIEEVLRRLRDACPKANVLVVDDGSPDGTADLAESVGAELGDVEVMRRPAKSGLGSAYRDGFRHGLINGFDVLVEMDSDLQHDPAALPSLLAGVDAGADLVIGSRYVPGGSIPDWTWHRRALSKWGNRYAARVLGFEVRDATSGYRAYAAPALAEIDFQTVRADGYGFQIEMAHRVLLSGGSIAEVPIKFGDRERGESKMSSRIVAEALVLVTWWGLRDRVLRFRR from the coding sequence GTGCGTGCTCTCGTGGTGATTCCGACCTACAACGAGGCGACGAACATCGAAGAGGTGCTTCGTCGCCTCCGCGACGCGTGCCCGAAGGCGAACGTGCTGGTCGTCGACGACGGGTCGCCCGACGGCACCGCCGATCTCGCGGAGTCGGTCGGGGCGGAGCTCGGTGATGTCGAGGTGATGCGGCGCCCGGCCAAGTCCGGGCTCGGGTCCGCCTACCGCGACGGCTTCCGCCACGGCCTGATCAACGGTTTCGACGTGCTCGTCGAGATGGACAGCGACCTGCAACACGATCCCGCTGCGTTGCCGTCGTTGCTCGCCGGGGTCGATGCCGGCGCCGATCTCGTCATCGGCAGCCGCTACGTGCCGGGTGGATCGATCCCCGACTGGACGTGGCATCGCCGGGCGCTGTCGAAGTGGGGCAACCGGTATGCGGCTCGCGTCCTGGGCTTCGAGGTCCGCGACGCCACGAGCGGCTATCGCGCCTACGCCGCGCCCGCCCTCGCGGAGATCGACTTCCAGACCGTGCGGGCCGACGGCTACGGCTTCCAGATCGAGATGGCACATCGCGTCCTGCTGAGCGGGGGTTCGATCGCCGAGGTACCCATCAAGTTCGGTGATCGGGAGCGGGGCGAGTCGAAGATGTCGAGCCGTATCGTCGCCGAAGCGTTGGTGCTGGTGACGTGGTGGGGGCTGCGCGACCGGGTGCTCAGGT
- a CDS encoding aminotransferase class I/II-fold pyridoxal phosphate-dependent enzyme — protein sequence MEFRRINGLPPYVFTIIDSLKIEARRAGEDVIDLGFGNPDLPSPDIAVEKLVEAARNSRNHRYSSSRGIPKLREAVATLYERRFGVTLDPESEVINTIGAKEGFSHLMWVLLQAGDSVLVPAPSYPIHLFAPLFAGANVREMPLSNDQETFLETLQDRFEYSWPRPRVIVLSFPHNPTTTCVDLDFMQRVVDFAREKDVILVHDFAYADLGYDGYMPPSILEAEGAKDVAVELYSMTKSYSMAGWRVAFMVGNPKIVAALQKLKSYLDYGTFQPVQIAATVTMNEAPEYPDQARAVYESRRNTLIDGLARIGWDVPAPRGTMFTWAKIPEPYEEMGSVEFASMLVREADVALSPGVGFGPGGEGHVRFALIENEQRINQATRNLGRALTKLG from the coding sequence ATGGAGTTCCGTCGCATCAACGGCCTACCGCCCTACGTGTTCACGATCATCGATTCGCTCAAGATCGAAGCACGTCGAGCCGGCGAAGACGTCATCGACCTCGGCTTCGGCAATCCGGACCTGCCGTCGCCCGACATCGCCGTCGAGAAGCTCGTGGAGGCCGCGCGGAACTCCCGCAACCACCGCTATTCGTCGAGCCGGGGCATCCCGAAGCTGCGCGAGGCGGTCGCCACGCTCTACGAGCGCCGCTTCGGCGTCACCCTCGACCCCGAGTCCGAGGTCATCAACACGATCGGCGCGAAGGAGGGGTTCAGCCACCTGATGTGGGTGCTGCTGCAAGCGGGCGATTCGGTGCTCGTGCCGGCCCCGTCGTATCCGATCCACCTGTTCGCCCCGCTGTTCGCCGGGGCCAATGTGCGGGAGATGCCGCTCAGCAACGACCAGGAGACCTTCCTGGAGACGCTGCAGGATCGCTTCGAGTACTCGTGGCCGAGGCCGCGGGTGATCGTGCTCTCGTTCCCGCACAACCCCACCACCACCTGCGTCGACCTCGACTTCATGCAGCGGGTCGTGGACTTCGCCCGCGAGAAGGACGTCATCCTCGTCCACGACTTCGCCTACGCCGACCTCGGCTACGACGGGTACATGCCGCCGTCGATCCTCGAGGCCGAGGGAGCGAAGGACGTCGCCGTCGAGCTGTATTCGATGACCAAGAGCTACTCGATGGCGGGCTGGCGCGTGGCGTTCATGGTGGGCAACCCGAAGATCGTCGCCGCCCTCCAGAAGCTCAAGAGCTATCTCGACTACGGCACCTTCCAGCCGGTGCAGATCGCGGCCACGGTCACGATGAACGAGGCGCCGGAGTACCCCGATCAGGCCCGGGCGGTCTACGAGAGCCGGCGCAACACGTTGATCGACGGGCTCGCCCGGATCGGCTGGGACGTCCCCGCCCCGCGCGGCACCATGTTCACCTGGGCGAAGATCCCCGAGCCCTACGAGGAGATGGGGAGCGTCGAGTTCGCTTCGATGCTCGTGCGGGAAGCCGACGTGGCGCTGTCGCCGGGTGTCGGATTCGGCCCGGGCGGCGAGGGCCACGTGCGCTTCGCGCTGATCGAGAACGAGCAGCGGATCAACCAGGCCACCCGCAACCTCGGCCGGGCGCTCACGAAGCTCGGCTAG